In Microbulbifer sp. GL-2, the following are encoded in one genomic region:
- the wrbA gene encoding NAD(P)H:quinone oxidoreductase produces the protein MAPDSEAYVLVLYYSRTGATARMATELARGVESSGITARLRTVPSVSPDTEASQPQVPSEGAPYCTLDDLRNCSGLLMGSPTRFGNMASPLRYLLDQTSDLWLEGSLTGKPAGLFTATGSLHGGQETTLTSMMLPLLHHGMLITGIPYSEAALMRTQTGGTPYGASHWAKGHGNQLSDDEINLCRALGTRVGQLAQTLKPAPK, from the coding sequence ATGGCCCCGGATTCCGAAGCCTATGTTCTGGTCCTCTACTACAGCCGCACCGGCGCTACCGCACGCATGGCCACAGAACTGGCACGTGGGGTTGAATCCAGCGGCATTACCGCACGTCTGCGCACTGTACCCAGCGTATCCCCCGATACCGAAGCCAGCCAGCCGCAAGTGCCCAGTGAGGGGGCCCCTTATTGCACCCTCGACGATCTGCGCAATTGCTCCGGACTGCTGATGGGCAGCCCGACCCGCTTTGGCAATATGGCTTCACCGCTACGCTATCTCCTCGACCAGACCAGTGACCTCTGGCTGGAAGGCAGCTTGACCGGTAAACCCGCCGGCCTGTTTACCGCAACAGGCAGTCTGCACGGTGGTCAGGAAACTACGCTGACCTCCATGATGCTGCCCCTTTTACACCACGGCATGCTGATCACCGGTATTCCCTACTCCGAAGCTGCATTGATGCGTACCCAAACTGGCGGAACCCCCTACGGTGCTTCCCATTGGGCCAAGGGACACGGAAATCAGCTGAGCGATGATGAAATTAACCTTTGCAGAGCACTGGGTACTAGAGTTGGCCAGCTGGCACAGACTTTGAAACCCGCGCCCAAATAG
- the arsC gene encoding arsenate reductase (glutaredoxin) (This arsenate reductase requires both glutathione and glutaredoxin to convert arsenate to arsenite, after which the efflux transporter formed by ArsA and ArsB can extrude the arsenite from the cell, providing resistance.) — protein MWTIYHNPRCSKSRQTLQLLQENGVEPEVVLYLETPPSADNLKAILGKLGINARDLLRTGEEPYKQLNLKDPALSETQLIDAMAQNPILIQRPIVVKGDKAAIGRPPENVLELL, from the coding sequence ATGTGGACGATTTACCACAACCCCCGCTGCTCAAAATCCCGCCAGACCTTGCAATTGCTGCAGGAAAACGGCGTGGAACCGGAAGTGGTTCTCTACCTGGAAACACCGCCGTCCGCAGACAACCTCAAAGCGATTCTGGGTAAACTCGGCATCAACGCGCGCGACCTGCTACGCACCGGGGAAGAGCCCTATAAGCAGCTCAACCTGAAAGACCCCGCACTGAGTGAAACACAACTGATCGACGCCATGGCACAGAACCCGATTCTGATCCAGCGGCCAATTGTTGTAAAAGGTGACAAAGCCGCTATAGGTCGCCCACCGGAAAATGTACTGGAGCTGCTTTAA
- a CDS encoding YihY family inner membrane protein — translation MKDTVIQWRRFATSLWSLFSEKDCQKSAAALTYMTLFGIVPLVTVSYAMLSLFPDFAGLESKFQEQVFSHFVPQSGQEVQEYINSFSAQAQRLTGVGIAMLIITAGLTLRSIEGTFNSIWDVSRGRSGVSSFLLYWAILSLGPILLGAGLAASTYLLSQKLFMGGRTVLA, via the coding sequence ATGAAGGACACGGTGATTCAATGGCGGCGTTTTGCCACTTCGTTGTGGTCGCTATTTAGTGAGAAAGACTGCCAGAAGAGTGCTGCTGCGCTCACCTATATGACGCTGTTTGGCATAGTGCCCCTGGTGACTGTCAGCTACGCAATGTTGTCGCTGTTTCCTGACTTCGCCGGTTTGGAGAGCAAGTTCCAGGAACAGGTTTTCTCTCACTTTGTACCGCAAAGTGGTCAAGAGGTGCAGGAGTACATCAACAGTTTTTCTGCCCAGGCTCAGCGCCTGACCGGTGTGGGTATTGCCATGCTGATTATTACCGCAGGGCTTACCCTACGCAGTATTGAAGGCACCTTTAACTCAATCTGGGATGTATCTCGCGGGCGCAGCGGAGTATCAAGTTTCCTATTGTACTGGGCCATCCTCAGCCTGGGCCCGATTTTACTGGGCGCCGGTCTTGCCGCCAGTACTTACCTTCTCTCGCAAAAATTGTTCATGGGGGGGAGGACGGTTTTGGCATGA
- a CDS encoding YihY family inner membrane protein, with the protein MMAVVLRILPFIFTSIIFTLLFIAVPNCYVPLRHGIEGGVITSIAFEVMKYLFGLIVARSSVQAIYGAFAFVPLFLLWIYLTWMLVLAGCVLVRTLSVYQAATQGRQHSDLVATLIVLWQLYKGGRHGKSLRERDISLMGIKFGQWRRLRDVLQGHRVITQTDRNDYVLLRDLNSVSLMELAGWLSPQWIPSGIPRDLEGFRWYAEIERRFASARDTTREQLGITIGALFWAARQKDEEARAKHSAAPAENSEKNNERDSTSPEGESDVSSSESAKREGNPGNSLSVFGKRNKRL; encoded by the coding sequence ATGATGGCGGTAGTACTGAGGATACTGCCGTTTATTTTTACCAGTATCATTTTTACCCTGCTGTTTATCGCAGTACCCAACTGCTATGTACCCCTGCGTCACGGTATTGAGGGGGGAGTGATTACCTCTATCGCCTTTGAGGTGATGAAGTATCTCTTTGGATTGATCGTCGCGCGAAGCTCGGTACAGGCTATTTATGGTGCCTTTGCTTTTGTCCCGCTATTTTTGCTGTGGATTTACCTGACCTGGATGCTGGTACTGGCCGGCTGCGTCCTGGTGCGTACCTTGTCGGTCTACCAAGCGGCGACCCAGGGGCGTCAGCATTCAGATTTAGTGGCAACCCTGATTGTCCTGTGGCAGCTTTATAAAGGCGGTCGGCATGGAAAATCGCTGCGCGAACGGGACATTTCACTGATGGGGATCAAGTTTGGCCAGTGGCGGCGCCTGCGCGATGTGTTGCAGGGGCACCGAGTCATTACCCAAACTGACAGGAACGACTATGTACTGTTGCGTGATCTGAACTCCGTTTCACTGATGGAATTGGCTGGTTGGCTCAGTCCTCAGTGGATACCCAGTGGTATTCCCCGCGACCTGGAGGGATTCCGTTGGTATGCAGAGATAGAGCGCCGTTTCGCCAGTGCACGGGACACGACTAGGGAGCAGCTCGGTATAACTATCGGTGCGCTGTTTTGGGCAGCCCGGCAGAAGGATGAGGAGGCCAGAGCAAAACACAGTGCTGCGCCTGCCGAAAATAGCGAGAAGAATAATGAGCGGGATAGCACCAGTCCCGAGGGAGAGAGCGATGTTTCAAGTAGTGAGTCGGCAAAACGTGAAGGGAACCCTGGGAATAGCCTTTCTGTTTTTGGCAAGCGTAATAAGCGGTTGTGA
- a CDS encoding TlpA disulfide reductase family protein codes for MASVISGCDSDTRLKVSNGEPIAIEGKIVLVNYWAEWCAPCREEVPVLNQLAQTHNNLVVVGVNFDNLPDSVVSEQAQKLGIEFPLLLIEPEGRWGQPRPQVLPTTLVIGADGRWKKTLVGPQTAEDFQAALQ; via the coding sequence TTGGCAAGCGTAATAAGCGGTTGTGATAGTGATACCAGGCTAAAAGTTAGTAATGGTGAGCCAATTGCTATCGAAGGCAAGATAGTTTTGGTTAACTACTGGGCGGAATGGTGTGCCCCCTGCCGTGAGGAGGTGCCGGTACTCAACCAGCTTGCACAAACCCACAACAACCTTGTGGTGGTGGGGGTTAATTTTGATAACTTGCCAGATTCCGTTGTCAGCGAGCAGGCACAAAAATTAGGTATAGAGTTTCCATTGCTACTCATTGAGCCGGAGGGACGCTGGGGGCAGCCCCGCCCTCAAGTTCTGCCTACGACTCTGGTTATCGGTGCTGATGGCAGATGGAAAAAAACCCTAGTAGGGCCACAAACCGCAGAGGATTTCCAAGCGGCCCTGCAATGA
- a CDS encoding L-cystine transporter, producing MHISSFVLLFFFIVLLYGLHRWHRGRNSLAPAVFAGLLLGVAFGVLLQLSRSWGAAPGEVLPWVQMLGNGYVNLLYMLVMPLVLTSILVAVVKVSHTQALGRISVSVLGVLLGTTAIAALIGVAIAELFGLSAAGLVEGSREAARVEVLNERIGRVSDLSIPEIISSFIPRNIFQDLTGARSTSVIAVVIFAVLLGLAALAVRREFPEEGAAIERFVHVAQVWVMKLVRLVMAFTPYGVMALVAGLIAKSSWADIANLFGFVVASFCAIGLMFLVHALLLFINGVNPLHYFAKVWPVLVFAFSSRSSAATIPLNVETQVDQLRNSPAIANFSASFGATIGQNGCAGIYPAMLATMVAVPMGIDVWDPLWLSTLIAVVVISSFGIAGVGGGATFAALVVLPAMGLPVTIAALLISVEPLIDMARTALNVNGAMTAGTLTQRWLGDEVPGAEVVEG from the coding sequence ATGCATATCAGCTCCTTTGTTTTGCTGTTTTTCTTTATCGTCTTGCTCTATGGCCTGCATCGTTGGCACCGCGGCAGGAACTCCCTGGCTCCCGCAGTTTTTGCCGGCCTGCTACTCGGTGTCGCTTTTGGAGTTCTCCTGCAATTGTCGCGAAGCTGGGGCGCTGCCCCGGGAGAAGTATTGCCCTGGGTTCAGATGTTGGGCAATGGTTATGTAAACCTGCTCTACATGCTGGTTATGCCCCTGGTCCTTACTTCTATCCTGGTGGCGGTAGTAAAAGTAAGCCACACCCAGGCGCTGGGCAGAATCAGTGTCTCCGTATTGGGAGTATTACTTGGCACCACTGCGATAGCGGCGCTGATTGGTGTTGCGATAGCTGAGCTGTTCGGTCTTTCCGCAGCCGGGCTGGTTGAGGGTTCCCGCGAAGCAGCACGAGTTGAGGTGCTTAATGAACGCATCGGGCGGGTGAGTGACCTTTCCATTCCAGAAATCATCAGTTCTTTTATACCGCGTAATATTTTCCAGGACCTGACTGGTGCCCGCTCCACCTCAGTGATTGCCGTAGTGATTTTCGCCGTTTTGCTCGGGCTTGCCGCCCTGGCTGTGCGTCGTGAGTTTCCGGAAGAAGGCGCAGCTATCGAGCGTTTTGTCCATGTTGCTCAGGTGTGGGTAATGAAACTTGTACGCCTGGTGATGGCTTTTACTCCCTACGGTGTAATGGCATTGGTTGCGGGGTTGATCGCGAAATCCAGTTGGGCTGATATTGCCAACCTATTTGGGTTTGTGGTGGCCTCCTTCTGTGCGATTGGTTTGATGTTCCTTGTGCATGCATTGCTGCTTTTCATCAATGGAGTGAACCCGCTGCACTACTTTGCCAAGGTTTGGCCAGTATTGGTGTTTGCTTTCAGTTCCCGCTCAAGTGCAGCAACTATTCCGCTCAATGTCGAAACCCAGGTGGATCAGCTGCGTAACTCGCCGGCTATTGCCAATTTCTCCGCATCCTTTGGTGCGACCATAGGTCAGAATGGTTGTGCTGGTATTTATCCGGCTATGCTCGCCACTATGGTGGCGGTACCTATGGGCATTGATGTATGGGATCCGCTGTGGCTTAGCACCCTGATTGCGGTGGTGGTCATCAGTTCATTTGGTATCGCCGGTGTAGGTGGAGGGGCCACTTTTGCCGCGCTGGTCGTGCTGCCGGCAATGGGGCTGCCAGTCACTATCGCTGCGCTGCTGATCTCTGTGGAACCATTAATTGATATGGCGCGCACCGCACTGAATGTGAATGGCGCTATGACAGCTGGAACCCTGACCCAACGCTGGTTGGGTGACGAGGTCCCCGGTGCGGAGGTGGTAGAGGGCTGA
- a CDS encoding RNA polymerase sigma factor — protein MNQFLTQVEKRAFTMASFAVGNRDDALDIVQDAMLALVKNYSGRERAEWRPLFFTILNNRITDWHRHNRRLSRWQLIREKFPASDDKEDTLPSEWVDTRGHTPDSALVGERLLLAIDGAVSQLPLRQQQAFMLRCVEGFNVAETARVMSCSQGSVKTHLSRAMCSLRSHLEEFQ, from the coding sequence ATGAATCAGTTCCTCACCCAAGTGGAAAAGCGGGCTTTTACCATGGCAAGCTTTGCCGTGGGCAACCGTGATGATGCGTTGGATATAGTACAGGACGCCATGTTGGCACTGGTGAAGAATTACAGTGGCCGCGAGCGAGCCGAGTGGCGCCCTTTATTTTTTACCATTCTTAACAACCGCATTACAGACTGGCATCGCCACAATAGAAGATTATCCCGCTGGCAGTTAATCCGTGAGAAATTCCCTGCGAGTGATGATAAGGAAGATACGCTTCCCTCTGAGTGGGTTGATACTCGTGGTCACACACCGGATAGCGCTCTGGTTGGCGAGCGCCTGTTATTGGCTATCGATGGTGCGGTAAGTCAATTACCGCTGCGCCAGCAGCAGGCCTTTATGCTGCGGTGTGTCGAGGGCTTTAATGTGGCGGAAACTGCTCGCGTTATGTCCTGCAGTCAGGGCAGTGTTAAGACGCACTTATCCCGCGCCATGTGCAGTCTGCGCAGCCATCTGGAGGAATTCCAATGA
- a CDS encoding DUF3106 domain-containing protein produces MSNGGFICLGQLVGLLLCLCGNLALAQEWQDLSEGDRELLKGFEDRWPRMSDTQRGQLLRGAKRWNEMSDQQRYQAREQFNNWRALPDDRRTRLRDSYRRYMNLPEEKRQQIREARKKFRQMSPEQRRQLREQWNKDRRAQRQASRKFSDSGEGVSRSDRRERNNRQEQMDRRERGARRERESRSGRRGENDRHQRWERLDEI; encoded by the coding sequence ATGAGTAACGGGGGGTTCATCTGCCTCGGCCAGCTGGTCGGCCTACTGCTATGCCTCTGCGGAAATCTCGCACTGGCGCAGGAGTGGCAGGACCTCAGCGAGGGTGACCGGGAGTTGCTGAAGGGGTTCGAGGATCGCTGGCCCCGGATGAGTGATACCCAGAGGGGGCAATTACTACGAGGCGCCAAACGCTGGAACGAGATGAGCGATCAGCAGCGCTACCAGGCCCGCGAACAGTTCAATAACTGGCGAGCACTGCCAGATGATCGCCGCACCCGGCTTAGAGATTCCTATCGCCGCTATATGAACTTGCCGGAGGAAAAGCGCCAGCAAATCCGTGAGGCACGCAAAAAATTCCGACAGATGTCCCCGGAGCAGCGCCGTCAGTTGCGAGAACAGTGGAATAAGGACAGGCGGGCTCAGCGTCAAGCCAGCCGAAAGTTTAGTGACTCAGGTGAGGGGGTCAGTCGGAGTGACCGGCGCGAGCGAAATAACCGGCAAGAACAGATGGATCGCCGTGAGCGTGGGGCTAGACGCGAGCGGGAAAGCAGGAGTGGGCGCCGAGGAGAGAATGATCGCCACCAGAGGTGGGAAAGGCTGGATGAGATCTGA
- a CDS encoding glycine zipper 2TM domain-containing protein, producing the protein MQLFKQLFAGAAIAALVGVSATAKAGPAGPAGYADSYGADNYDFARVTEVIPVYTDVEIRTPRTQCREEQVMYREPASPAGTLVGGLIGAAVGNSLGGRGHHRRYHHGGHRGGATVAGAVVGALVGNQISRANAQTYYTTESRCHIVDEFSSRRELVGYDVRYRYNGQVYLTRTDYHPGDRIRVRVAVSPAP; encoded by the coding sequence GTGCAACTCTTCAAGCAGCTATTCGCAGGTGCGGCCATTGCCGCCCTGGTAGGCGTAAGCGCCACTGCCAAGGCGGGTCCTGCGGGTCCTGCGGGTTATGCGGACTCCTACGGCGCTGACAATTACGATTTTGCACGGGTTACAGAGGTCATCCCTGTGTATACCGATGTGGAGATTCGCACGCCGCGAACTCAATGCCGAGAAGAGCAGGTGATGTACCGCGAGCCAGCCTCCCCTGCGGGCACTCTGGTTGGAGGCTTGATTGGTGCTGCAGTAGGTAACAGCCTTGGCGGGCGCGGACATCATCGCCGATACCACCATGGTGGTCACCGTGGTGGCGCTACCGTTGCTGGGGCGGTCGTGGGGGCCCTGGTAGGCAACCAGATTAGTCGTGCCAACGCTCAGACCTACTACACCACCGAATCCCGCTGCCACATTGTGGACGAATTCAGCTCACGTAGGGAATTAGTCGGATACGATGTGCGCTATCGGTATAATGGTCAGGTTTATCTGACTCGCACAGATTACCATCCGGGAGATAGAATCCGGGTTAGAGTCGCAGTCTCGCCGGCACCTTAA
- a CDS encoding PepSY domain-containing protein — protein MENLDIHRSRTVKLRRVLIGPFLLAFALLPGLCAASLHGLPAYGKEAYRYEYLRAQDGEISRKQAASKVKRRYGGKILSISETRRQGQAVYRVKGLSDKSQVYVVYVDKKSGRISR, from the coding sequence GTGGAAAATTTGGATATCCACAGGAGCCGCACCGTGAAACTACGCCGCGTTTTAATAGGGCCATTTCTCCTTGCTTTCGCATTGTTACCCGGGCTTTGTGCCGCCTCGCTTCATGGCTTGCCAGCCTATGGGAAAGAGGCTTACAGGTACGAATACCTGCGGGCTCAGGACGGAGAGATCTCTCGCAAGCAGGCCGCATCGAAGGTCAAGCGGCGCTACGGCGGCAAAATATTGTCAATCTCCGAAACCCGCAGGCAGGGTCAGGCTGTATATCGCGTGAAGGGATTGTCGGATAAGAGTCAGGTTTATGTGGTCTATGTGGACAAGAAAAGCGGTCGCATTTCCCGTTAG
- a CDS encoding response regulator transcription factor produces MRALLVEDEALLRQQLAESLRGAGYTVDEAPDGEEGLYLGREYPYDIAVMDLGLPKMDGIEVIRTLRGEDKHFPILILTARGHWQERVAGLEAGGDDYLVKPFHTEELLARLNALVRRSAGFSSPTIKAGPIVLDTSSQRVTVSEAELELTSFEYKVLEYLMLHPDEVVSKTTLTEHIYEQDRDRDSNVIEVFIGRLRKKFDTAAQLKPIETLRGRGYRFVAPSNCHFKCAFSHSG; encoded by the coding sequence ATGCGCGCACTACTGGTCGAAGATGAAGCTTTACTGCGACAGCAACTTGCAGAGTCCCTACGTGGCGCCGGATATACTGTAGATGAAGCCCCGGATGGCGAAGAGGGTCTCTACCTGGGCCGTGAATATCCCTACGATATTGCCGTGATGGATCTGGGCTTGCCAAAAATGGATGGCATCGAAGTGATTCGCACCCTGCGCGGTGAAGACAAACACTTCCCAATTCTGATTCTCACCGCTCGCGGTCACTGGCAGGAACGGGTGGCCGGGCTTGAAGCTGGCGGTGATGACTACCTGGTAAAGCCTTTCCACACAGAGGAGCTGCTGGCTCGCCTCAATGCGCTGGTGCGCCGATCTGCTGGTTTCTCCTCCCCTACAATCAAGGCCGGCCCTATAGTGTTGGATACCAGTTCCCAGCGAGTTACTGTGAGTGAGGCTGAACTGGAATTGACTTCTTTTGAGTACAAGGTACTCGAATACCTGATGCTGCATCCGGATGAAGTGGTTTCCAAAACCACACTCACCGAGCATATTTACGAACAGGACCGCGATCGCGACAGCAACGTGATTGAGGTCTTTATTGGCCGTCTACGTAAGAAGTTTGATACGGCGGCCCAGCTGAAGCCGATTGAAACCCTGCGCGGGCGTGGTTACCGCTTTGTCGCCCCCAGTAATTGCCATTTTAAATGCGCTTTTTCTCATTCTGGTTGA
- a CDS encoding ATP-binding protein encodes MRFFSFWLNSLKGRLALVTSLVLVGFVLLISGVLEHAYRTSLDEAKQRELQLYIYTLLALAEPEDGSLVLPPELPEQRFNQPDSGLVGAVLDGEGDIIWRSESALSMPDLQFYPLPQGQQSYMQISLPGGDTNYSSFRQGVAWGLENESPFTFVVLEDAGPLRAQVGQFRSTMWQWLGVGALLLVLAQWLVLRWGFAPLNALANALRDMQQGGSDRLEGNFPRELRPLTDNLNLLIENERRQREKTRHTLADLAHSLKTPLAVLKGLSLEQDTKTAGRTLVDQVQRMDSIISYQLQRAVTSSPKSILRGLPVAPLLDKILEALEKVYRSKPSQVRSQCSEKALFYGDEGDLMELLGNLLDNAYKYGNGEVTVNIENAESGRKLTISVVDNGPGLDSKKWQEVTQRGVRADQQQPGQGIGLAVVMDIVESYQGRISATPLPQGGTEITVVL; translated from the coding sequence ATGCGCTTTTTCTCATTCTGGTTGAATTCCCTTAAAGGCCGCCTGGCGCTGGTGACTAGCCTGGTGCTGGTGGGCTTTGTCCTGCTGATTTCCGGGGTGCTTGAACACGCTTATCGCACTTCCCTCGATGAGGCCAAGCAGCGGGAATTACAATTGTATATTTACACCCTGCTGGCTCTGGCCGAGCCTGAAGACGGGAGCCTGGTGTTGCCGCCAGAGTTACCCGAGCAGCGCTTTAACCAGCCGGATTCCGGCTTGGTGGGTGCGGTGCTGGATGGAGAGGGTGATATTATCTGGCGCTCTGAGTCGGCCCTGTCTATGCCAGATCTGCAATTCTATCCACTGCCCCAGGGACAGCAGTCCTATATGCAGATTTCCCTGCCCGGCGGCGATACGAATTACAGCAGTTTCCGCCAGGGTGTTGCCTGGGGGCTTGAAAATGAAAGCCCTTTTACCTTCGTTGTTCTGGAGGATGCAGGACCACTTAGAGCCCAGGTAGGGCAGTTTCGCTCTACCATGTGGCAATGGTTGGGGGTGGGGGCGCTGTTACTTGTCCTGGCGCAGTGGTTGGTTTTGCGCTGGGGATTTGCACCGCTGAATGCGTTGGCAAATGCACTGAGGGATATGCAGCAAGGAGGCAGTGATCGACTGGAGGGTAACTTTCCACGGGAGTTGCGTCCTCTCACCGACAATTTGAATTTGTTGATCGAAAACGAGCGTCGCCAGCGTGAGAAGACTCGCCACACCCTGGCCGACCTGGCCCACAGTTTGAAAACGCCTCTGGCTGTGCTCAAGGGATTAAGTCTGGAACAGGATACCAAGACTGCAGGCAGGACCCTGGTAGATCAGGTACAGCGCATGGATAGCATTATCAGTTACCAGTTACAGCGTGCAGTTACCAGTTCACCCAAGTCAATTCTACGCGGTTTACCGGTGGCTCCGCTTCTGGATAAGATTCTTGAGGCCTTGGAAAAAGTTTATCGCAGTAAGCCCAGCCAGGTGCGAAGCCAGTGCAGTGAGAAGGCCCTGTTTTATGGGGATGAGGGTGATCTTATGGAACTACTCGGTAACCTGTTGGATAACGCTTATAAATACGGAAATGGAGAAGTAACTGTAAATATTGAAAACGCTGAGAGTGGACGAAAGCTAACGATCAGTGTTGTTGATAATGGCCCCGGACTCGATAGCAAAAAGTGGCAGGAGGTTACCCAGCGTGGAGTGCGTGCTGACCAGCAGCAGCCGGGTCAGGGTATTGGGCTTGCGGTGGTTATGGATATCGTTGAAAGCTATCAGGGGCGCATTAGCGCAACCCCATTACCTCAAGGGGGAACGGAAATTACAGTGGTGCTGTAA
- a CDS encoding acyl-CoA dehydrogenase: MAHPLLNERDTEFLLYEFLDTESLLQRSRYTEHSRETFDATLKTARTIAEKYFANHNAKGDANEPSFDGERVHLIEETKQSWDAFAEAGFLAAHCDFEEGGMQLPEIIMRTSLAYISAANIASASYPFLTIGAANLVRSFASDELKAQFLPQMMDGRFAGTMALTEPDQGSALADIRTNAELTEDGSYRIHGQKMFISGGDQSLTENIVHLVLAKIKGAPAGVKGISLFLVPKFLLDEKGQVSGRNDVKLAGLLHKMGYRNTTSTVLSFGESEGAVGYLIGEPHHGLKYMFQMMNEARISVGAGASVLGYQGYAYSLQYARERPQGRMPSNRDPSSKQIPIIQHADVRRMLLMQKAYSEGGMGLSIFATSLYEDQHTAPTEKQRQTAATLLDLITPVVKSWPSKYCLKANELAIQVLGGAGYIREFPLEQLYRDNRLNAIHEGTEGIHALDLLARKVPAKNLAAYQLMQAEIRNTIMQARDKVSLESMANALEESLEKLDETGMALFGQLQENVDRGLSNATLYLDVFGCVLVAWIWLRQAIVAEKALENNPSKEDERFYRGKIHTARFYFEWELPNIQQSITLLKSGNSIPFDMRADWF, encoded by the coding sequence ATGGCTCATCCGCTGCTCAACGAGCGTGACACCGAATTTTTACTCTATGAATTTCTCGACACTGAATCACTGCTGCAAAGATCGCGCTACACAGAACATTCCCGCGAGACTTTCGATGCAACACTGAAAACCGCGCGCACCATCGCCGAAAAATATTTCGCCAATCACAATGCCAAAGGGGATGCCAACGAACCCAGTTTTGACGGCGAAAGAGTACACTTGATTGAGGAAACCAAACAGTCATGGGACGCCTTTGCCGAAGCAGGTTTCCTCGCAGCCCATTGTGATTTCGAGGAAGGTGGTATGCAACTTCCCGAAATCATAATGCGTACCTCTCTCGCTTATATCAGCGCGGCTAATATCGCCAGCGCCAGTTACCCATTCCTGACCATCGGCGCAGCCAACCTGGTTCGCTCTTTTGCCAGTGATGAACTCAAAGCACAATTTCTACCTCAGATGATGGATGGCCGCTTCGCCGGCACTATGGCCCTGACTGAGCCGGACCAGGGTTCCGCCCTCGCCGATATCCGCACCAACGCCGAACTCACTGAAGATGGCAGCTACCGTATTCACGGACAGAAGATGTTTATTTCCGGTGGTGACCAATCCCTGACTGAAAATATTGTGCACCTGGTGCTGGCGAAAATTAAGGGGGCCCCCGCCGGGGTCAAAGGTATTTCCCTATTCCTGGTACCCAAATTTCTCCTTGATGAAAAAGGCCAGGTGAGCGGGCGCAATGATGTGAAACTGGCCGGGCTGTTACACAAGATGGGCTACCGCAACACCACCTCAACTGTGTTGAGTTTTGGGGAAAGCGAGGGAGCTGTGGGCTATCTGATCGGCGAGCCACACCATGGGCTCAAATATATGTTCCAGATGATGAATGAAGCCCGTATCAGTGTCGGTGCCGGCGCCTCTGTTTTAGGCTATCAGGGATACGCCTACTCCCTGCAATATGCCAGAGAACGCCCGCAAGGCCGTATGCCCTCCAACCGTGATCCCAGCTCCAAGCAGATACCTATTATTCAACACGCCGATGTGCGGCGCATGTTGCTAATGCAGAAAGCCTATTCCGAGGGGGGAATGGGACTGAGCATCTTCGCCACCTCGCTGTATGAAGACCAGCATACGGCACCCACTGAAAAACAGCGCCAGACCGCAGCCACGTTGCTTGACCTGATCACTCCAGTGGTTAAATCCTGGCCCTCGAAGTACTGCTTGAAAGCCAATGAGCTGGCAATCCAGGTTCTCGGTGGTGCTGGTTATATTCGCGAATTTCCGCTGGAACAGCTGTACCGGGACAACCGCCTGAATGCCATACACGAAGGCACCGAGGGTATCCATGCACTGGACCTGCTGGCGCGCAAAGTGCCAGCCAAAAATCTCGCTGCCTATCAGCTGATGCAGGCAGAAATCCGCAATACGATAATGCAAGCACGCGATAAGGTGAGCCTGGAATCTATGGCAAACGCCCTGGAAGAGTCGTTGGAGAAACTCGACGAAACCGGTATGGCTCTGTTCGGCCAGTTACAGGAAAATGTGGATCGCGGTCTTAGCAATGCCACTTTATACCTGGACGTTTTTGGTTGCGTTCTCGTTGCCTGGATCTGGCTGCGCCAGGCCATCGTTGCAGAAAAGGCGCTGGAGAATAATCCCAGCAAAGAGGATGAGCGCTTCTATCGCGGCAAGATTCACACCGCACGCTTTTACTTTGAATGGGAGCTGCCAAACATTCAGCAGTCTATAACATTATTGAAAAGTGGCAACAGTATTCCGTTTGATATGCGGGCGGACTGGTTCTAG